The following proteins are encoded in a genomic region of Desulfurellaceae bacterium:
- the ectA gene encoding diaminobutyrate acetyltransferase, producing MISSEDNDKGRPAVVAVTYRKPQRSDGSTVHGLVKRCEPLDLNSLYSYLLLCTDFADTCVVAEADGEVVGFVSGYLKPADPTVLFIWQVAVSPEARGLGVGKGMLREALSRPACVHVRHLDTTVTPSNAASWALFYSLARERGAVCVRQPIFRAEDFGGETHEEEHLLRIGPFDEREAE from the coding sequence GTGATTTCATCCGAAGACAACGACAAAGGGCGACCAGCGGTGGTCGCCGTGACCTATCGCAAACCACAGCGCTCCGACGGCTCGACGGTCCACGGCCTGGTGAAGCGGTGCGAACCGCTAGACCTGAATTCACTCTACTCCTACCTGTTGCTCTGCACGGATTTCGCCGACACCTGCGTAGTTGCGGAAGCGGACGGCGAGGTGGTGGGCTTCGTCTCAGGCTACCTGAAACCGGCAGACCCGACCGTCTTGTTCATCTGGCAGGTCGCGGTCAGTCCTGAGGCCCGCGGTTTAGGAGTGGGAAAAGGGATGCTGCGCGAGGCGCTGAGCCGCCCCGCCTGTGTCCACGTGAGGCACCTGGACACGACGGTCACTCCGTCCAATGCGGCGTCCTGGGCCCTGTTCTACTCGCTGGCCCGCGAGCGGGGGGCGGTCTGCGTTCGACAGCCGATTTTCCGCGCTGAGGACTTCGGTGGCGAGACGCACGAGGAGGAGCACCTGCTCCGGATCGGTCCCTTTGACGAGAGGGAGGCAGAATGA